In Ignavibacteriales bacterium, one DNA window encodes the following:
- a CDS encoding thioredoxin domain-containing protein yields the protein MRETIIKSSNLAYRKAGVKCVLTLGMIYFIFFNSNLFPQPDASKDLVKTKITLSNESVVAGSEVKVSVTVSMDDGWHINSNKPNEDYLIPTVLKIGQANKKIELTSIIYPKAKELKFDFSEKPVSVYERDITITGLLKIPMDAIAGKYKILFVLNYQACNNSTCLPPNFVQENILLNIIAGKAEVTETKIDSGKQIQSAGTSPKIIEEPKEKSLEYDLASNGLFLSLLIVFLGGLALNLTPCVYPLIPITIGYFGGQSEGSTGKLFLLGVLYVLGMSVTYSIIGVVTALSGAVFGTLLQNTFVIFGIAAVLVALSLSMFGLYEFKLPDSLVAKAGGAKGGYLGSIFMGLTMGIVAAPCIGPFVLGLVTYVGAKGDPYYGFLMFFFLALGLGTPYIFLALFSGKIKNLPRAGFWMDAIKHIFGFILLGMALYFLQPILPKNIANYILPVFMILASLYILLFDKSARKVKGFKYFNYAFSLIVVGIAIYLLIPKEEKSPEWKIYSDNFYQTSLAKNQPMIIDFYADWCIPCKELDAITFSDSKVIDEFKRFDAFKVDMTKSLSDETERIRKMFNVIGMPTVLVINSNGKEVERITGFIKAEEFLNKIKSVN from the coding sequence ATGAGGGAAACAATAATCAAATCATCAAACCTAGCCTACCGAAAAGCAGGAGTCAAATGTGTTTTAACGTTGGGAATGATTTACTTTATTTTCTTTAACAGTAATTTATTTCCTCAACCAGATGCATCAAAAGATTTGGTAAAGACAAAAATTACTTTATCTAACGAAAGTGTTGTAGCGGGAAGCGAAGTTAAAGTTTCTGTAACGGTAAGCATGGATGATGGTTGGCATATTAACTCCAACAAACCAAATGAAGATTATTTAATTCCAACTGTGTTAAAGATTGGACAAGCTAATAAAAAAATTGAACTAACTTCAATAATCTATCCAAAAGCAAAAGAATTAAAATTTGATTTTTCTGAAAAACCAGTTTCTGTTTATGAAAGGGATATAACAATAACCGGTTTATTAAAAATTCCAATGGATGCAATTGCTGGAAAATATAAAATTCTGTTTGTTCTCAATTATCAGGCTTGCAACAACAGTACCTGCCTGCCTCCAAATTTTGTACAAGAAAATATTCTATTAAATATTATTGCGGGAAAAGCTGAAGTTACAGAAACCAAAATTGATTCAGGTAAACAAATTCAATCAGCAGGTACATCACCAAAAATAATTGAAGAGCCAAAAGAAAAATCTTTGGAATATGATCTCGCTTCCAATGGTTTATTTTTAAGCTTACTAATTGTTTTCCTTGGTGGACTTGCATTAAACCTTACTCCATGCGTCTATCCGCTCATCCCGATTACCATAGGTTACTTTGGCGGACAAAGTGAAGGCAGCACTGGAAAATTATTTTTACTTGGTGTTCTTTATGTTTTAGGAATGTCTGTTACATATTCTATCATTGGTGTGGTTACAGCCTTAAGTGGTGCTGTATTCGGAACGCTATTGCAAAACACTTTTGTTATTTTTGGTATTGCAGCGGTTCTTGTTGCTCTTTCATTAAGCATGTTTGGTCTTTATGAATTTAAACTTCCAGACTCATTGGTAGCAAAAGCTGGCGGAGCAAAGGGAGGATATTTAGGCTCAATATTTATGGGCTTAACAATGGGAATTGTGGCTGCACCATGTATTGGTCCATTTGTCCTTGGATTGGTGACTTATGTTGGTGCAAAAGGAGATCCCTATTATGGATTTTTAATGTTCTTCTTTTTGGCTCTTGGATTAGGAACTCCATATATATTTTTAGCTCTCTTTTCAGGTAAGATCAAGAACCTTCCCCGTGCTGGTTTTTGGATGGATGCGATAAAACATATTTTTGGATTTATCCTTTTAGGAATGGCTTTATATTTTTTGCAACCGATTCTTCCTAAAAATATTGCTAATTATATTCTTCCCGTTTTTATGATTCTTGCCTCTCTTTATATTTTATTGTTTGATAAATCTGCCAGAAAAGTTAAAGGTTTTAAATATTTTAACTATGCTTTTTCTTTAATTGTGGTTGGAATTGCAATATACCTGCTGATTCCTAAAGAGGAAAAATCTCCGGAATGGAAAATATATTCGGATAATTTTTATCAAACTTCTTTAGCTAAGAACCAGCCAATGATAATTGATTTTTATGCTGATTGGTGCATTCCGTGCAAAGAACTTGATGCAATAACTTTCTCAGATTCCAAAGTTATTGATGAATTTAAACGATTTGATGCTTTTAAAGTTGATATGACTAAATCTTTATCAGATGAAACTGAAAGAATAAGAAAAATGTTTAATGTGATAGGTATGCCGACTGTTTTAGTTATAAACTCAAATGGTAAAGAAGTTGAAAGGATAACAGGATTTATAAAAGCAGAAGAATTTTTAAATAAAATAAAAAGTGTGAACTGA
- a CDS encoding NAD+ synthase — MKIAVCQLNSLIGDIEGNKEKILKSYLKGIDDKVDLVICPELALPGYPPQDLVEKQEFRDKIKSATEEIAAQTTDIGLIFGTITENLDDVGTDVFNSAVFCYNGKVQFIQNKTLIPNYDVFDEVRYFESAKVVAVHQFKDEKLGISICEDIWNDVDYWKKRRYMNDPVDKQVKLGATILINISASPYAYGKREQRKEMLAVLTKADNLPLAYVCCAGAQTELIFDGASMCFDTDGNLCQLGKIFSEDYFIFDTNKKYNPILEVEGIFEKEVLDALIFGVREYCSKTGFKKTLVGLSGGIDSALVTYIAVQALGKEKVDVVMMPSEFSSEGSVNDSKKLIKKLGISSKTISIQPVFENIKEVLKPIFQNVAEDIAEENIQPRIRGIYLMALANKFAYLLLTTGNKSEFATGYATLYGDMSGAIAVIADLYKTDVYRLANYINRKEEIIPHEIIEKPPSAELKHNQVDQDSLPPYPLLDKILKMYLEENKDYMFIVKEVGNPEIVKKVLRMVDMNEFKRKQAAPVLRVSTKAFGYGRRFPIVQGWRKK, encoded by the coding sequence ATGAAGATAGCAGTCTGTCAATTAAATTCGCTGATAGGCGATATTGAAGGGAACAAGGAAAAAATATTAAAATCATATTTAAAAGGAATCGATGACAAAGTTGATTTAGTTATCTGTCCCGAGCTTGCTTTACCAGGTTATCCTCCACAGGATTTAGTTGAAAAGCAGGAATTCCGGGATAAGATAAAATCCGCAACAGAAGAAATTGCTGCGCAGACAACTGACATTGGATTGATATTCGGAACAATAACAGAAAATTTGGATGATGTTGGAACGGATGTATTTAACTCGGCAGTTTTTTGTTACAATGGTAAAGTTCAGTTCATCCAAAATAAAACACTTATTCCTAACTACGATGTTTTTGATGAAGTAAGATATTTTGAATCTGCAAAGGTAGTTGCAGTTCACCAATTTAAAGATGAGAAACTGGGAATTTCAATCTGCGAAGACATCTGGAATGATGTTGATTACTGGAAAAAGAGAAGGTATATGAACGATCCTGTTGATAAACAGGTAAAGCTTGGTGCAACTATTCTTATAAACATATCAGCTTCACCATATGCTTATGGAAAAAGGGAGCAGCGGAAAGAAATGCTTGCGGTTCTTACCAAAGCTGATAATCTTCCACTGGCTTATGTTTGTTGTGCAGGTGCGCAAACCGAGTTGATATTTGATGGTGCAAGCATGTGCTTTGATACCGATGGAAATTTATGTCAATTAGGAAAAATTTTTTCAGAAGATTACTTCATTTTTGATACTAACAAAAAGTACAATCCGATTTTAGAAGTTGAAGGAATATTTGAAAAAGAAGTTTTGGATGCTTTAATTTTTGGTGTAAGAGAATATTGTTCTAAGACTGGTTTCAAAAAAACTCTTGTAGGCTTAAGCGGAGGAATTGATTCTGCTCTCGTTACATATATTGCTGTTCAGGCATTAGGTAAAGAAAAAGTTGATGTTGTAATGATGCCTTCAGAATTTTCCAGCGAAGGAAGTGTGAATGATTCAAAGAAACTTATTAAAAAATTAGGCATCTCATCTAAAACAATTTCTATACAGCCAGTGTTTGAAAATATAAAAGAAGTTTTGAAACCGATTTTCCAAAATGTTGCCGAAGATATTGCTGAAGAAAATATCCAACCAAGAATTCGTGGAATTTATTTAATGGCTCTTGCTAATAAATTTGCTTATCTCTTGTTAACAACCGGTAATAAATCCGAATTTGCAACAGGTTATGCAACATTGTATGGTGATATGAGCGGTGCAATTGCAGTTATTGCAGACTTATATAAAACTGATGTTTACAGGTTGGCTAATTACATAAACCGAAAAGAAGAAATAATTCCACATGAGATAATTGAAAAGCCACCATCGGCAGAATTGAAACATAACCAGGTTGATCAGGATTCTCTTCCACCATATCCATTACTTGATAAAATTTTAAAAATGTACCTGGAAGAGAACAAAGATTACATGTTTATTGTTAAAGAAGTAGGAAATCCTGAAATTGTAAAAAAAGTTTTAAGAATGGTTGATATGAATGAATTTAAACGAAAACAGGCAGCACCAGTTTTAAGAGTTTCTACAAAAGCATTTGGCTACGGAAGAAGATTTCCTATTGTTCAAGGCTGGAGGAAAAAATGA